Proteins co-encoded in one Pseudophryne corroboree isolate aPseCor3 chromosome 1, aPseCor3.hap2, whole genome shotgun sequence genomic window:
- the LOC135053343 gene encoding uncharacterized protein LOC135053343 codes for MDDATADVILRDILNKPDYCHNTSIQNSNVVDEQPFFPHATGGRAKTFEYKADDAVAMRYAPTIPSGCDTVAQIPRLSTSGKISKRTTAAETESHQFAAADDAVARRYAPLIPTVSDTCAQIHRPSTSGKISKRTTAAEAENHQFVTPAIVHKDVARSSVMAVHNGCIVPNKRKPARPRTNERSHNSTFTDLKRKLSYSENDKPQRRRIALQTVSCVSNDVAVTSKHTAFNTADRDVAGNTKTVKVKRASRLSRSNVKQLSQSAVITIPDTQVCSETETRHIAGIGLLSNIDSRSNVKQLSQSDVITITDTQDCSETETRHIAGNPVISDIDDINGQELITNCVESTTQDPQNSSDEVLSAVAGIPGDTTTVDCVTSMPNIFTTTALVHASADACVPARGLAPDIVDECQNSEQLGQDAEIQFYALLGKIREDVENMGVKAGYLLKHIKGVCHGSKCKQDIVKEVVETYMNVMSKYIDRSVKTTEFIKANIHHFAEINETDP; via the exons atggatgatgcgacggctgatgttattctacgggatatattgaacaaacctgattattgtcacaacacatctatacagaacagcaatgttgttgatgagcaaccgtttttcccacacgcgacagggggtcgtgctaaaacattcgaatataaagcag atgacgctgtagcaatgcgttatgcgccgacgataccatcaggatgtgatacagtagcgcaaataccccgtcttagtacaagcgggaaaatatcaaaacgcacaaccgccgctgaaacggaaagccatcaattcgcagcagcag atgatgctgtagcaagacgctatgctcctttgataccaacagtcagtgatacatgcgcgcagatacacagacctagtacaagcgggaaaatatcaaaacgcacaaccgccgctgaagcggagaaccatcaattcgtaacgccggcaattgtacataaggacgttgctaggtcatcagttatggctgtgcataacggctgtatcgtcccgaacaaacgaaagccagctcgaccaagaacgaatgagagaagtcataattcaacatttacagatctgaaaagaaaattgtcatattccgaaaatgataagccgcaacggagaaggatcgcgttacaaactgtatcatgcgtaagtaatgatgttgctgtaacatcaaaacacacagcgtttaacactgcagaccgggatgtcgctggtaatacaaagactgtaaaggttaagagggcatcgcgtctctcaagaagtaatgttaagcaattgtcgcaatccgctgtaatcacaattccagatacacaggtttgttctgaaacagaaacaagacacatagcaggcattggtttgttatcaaatattgactcaagaagtaatgttaagcaattgtcgcaatccgatgtcatcactattaccgatacacaggattgctctgaaacagaaacaagacacatagccggtaatcctgtgatatcagatattgatgacataaatgggcaagagcttattacaaactgtgtagagtcaacgacacaagatccgcagaatagttctgatgaagtattatcagccgttgcaggaatacctggtgatactacaacggttgattgtgtaacatcaatgcccaatatttttacaacgacagccctggtacacgcatcggctgatgcttgtgtaccggcgcgagggctagcgcccgacatagttgatgaatgtcaaaattcagaacaattaggccaagacgctgaaatacaattttacgcgctgttgggtaagatacgggaagatgttgagaacatgggcgtaaaagccggatacttgttaaaacacattaaaggtgtgtgccacggtagtaaatgtaaacaagacattgttaaagaagttgttgagacgtatatgaatgtcatgtcaaaatacatagatcggtcggttaagaccactgaatttattaaagccaacatacatcattttgcagaaataaatgaaactgatccgtga